DNA from Rhipicephalus sanguineus isolate Rsan-2018 chromosome 11, BIME_Rsan_1.4, whole genome shotgun sequence:
GAACGTCCGGTGACAATGCACTTCGCCGGTCCCCGTGAATCAGTGGGTTCGTCTGTGACGCCTCGCCGAGTGATCACTGTGCCGATCCCGCGCATAGCGCGTAATCAAATGCGGTAACTTGGTATAGGCATCCTGTGCGCGACGCTTCCTCGACCTGTAGCACTTCTGGTGCCGCGAAGCGAAGTTTCGGGAATCTAGTCACTGCCTAATTAATTGCTACATATTCAAACGGCGCGTTTCGTATGACACTCAGTATATAGCGTAAACGGGCGTTCGGACTATAAAGGAGACGAAGACTCCGTGCCAGTTTGTGCTATACAGTTACAGGTTACCGCTAGTCCTATTACCATTACTTAATACTACCACTACATATAGTCCCTGTTATAGTGTATACCACTAGTCCTCATTTGAACATATTCTTTTTGTACGAGTGGGCTCTCCATGCCTGAATATTAAATGTGAAACTAATCgctcttttacagcagagttgttaaggtcgaggtttgccgtgtgtcgtagacagaaaattatcatcgtgGACCGGCACGCACcatcttcgtccttttcttcatcgccttcctcttcttcctctctgcTTCTCTACCAGAAGACGTGCACCGCTTTGCCCGGCGAGGGATGCAAAAACTTGATGGGAGAgcaaacgagtacagagagaattTTGTGGCGAAAAAATTTTTCTTTtgacgaggcgagattcgaacttgcgtacccacgatccgagtgcgagcgtcctaaccactcggccattttttttattattattgccgGTTTCATAACACGGCGCAGGAATCAACAGCAGACACACAATAATAAACACAACTGCAGCAATGTCAAAGCGGTACACACCTATGAGTAGTTACATAcctaaaattcctttaggtaagcaaggggctcaaccctggaaagccagtcagcaacaaagtcttgttgtttgagtacatcaGCGTACTGACCAATGCTTTCGGgaaaaagcacgcgtgcaggtctCCTGTCAGGGTCGCTTTGGAAACCGGCCATTctagcccgccatagacaatggaggccaagaagcattattagatcgaaaggcagtccatgctcattttctattggtaaaaatcttattccaagtgagtgcaagggaagttcttttttgagcgttctctgtaaaacgcgtcccagaaataaaccccttcccaacaatgcaaaaatacaTGGTCTATTGTCTCTggctttctgcagataaaacAATCAGAACCCCACGGCATATAAACACCTCGATCTTCTAAAAAGGTCCGAACCGGCAGGGTGCCCGAATGGAActtaaagaaaaaagtttttgCGCTTGGCTAAATTcaaactcggctatccaggcacgctggcagagcaattggatagccttgtacagtatagtacagcaaggtggtgagaaagggaagtgagggtgacgtggacagatgtgagggttagggggagggaaaggaggatgggagaccgagtacagagagagaaaaaaaaacaaagaaatggatataaagaaaggaaaggaagagagaaaaagatggaaggcgagagaccgactacacagacagagagatagagaaagaaacacatggaaggaaagagagagagaaaaagagaagaaagggaaaaaagagaaaacgaaagagaaagaaatatacaggGAGAGAAGGAGATATGAAGCGACATAGACAAAGAAGAAtgtagaaaaaaaagggaaagcatatagccatgtacagtaaaGTATAGCAAGTATAGTTTGCCGTGTGGCGTAGAATAACTGTAATCttcatgaacaggcacgcgctctcttcgttatcttcttcatcttcgtactgttcttcctcttctgcttctagtctgccagctctgctgtgacccggCCTTGTGAGACTTCATGCAAACTGCgctaattttttgttttgtacgcTGATTGGCGTTTGCGTTTTGTGCAGTTATCTGGTTTGCGTAATTCcggccgatcccgaaggcagtgcatGCTGTCAAATAGCTGTGTGCCAATGTTGAtaacattaaagggcccctaaactacctccgatgtttttggtttttttttgacatttcaagtaaacgcacgCGTCGAGTTTATCATGCCGTCACGATTAACAATGCCATACGCGGCCACGCTATGAgacgcgggcgcgccacaaattccaagaaacaatcccttgtcttctccgggcctttcggtatccccgGCGTTGGAAGTTACGTCACCATTTGCGCCTGGTCATGtgatccacaaaaagaacctgtttctCTGCTCGCAGCTACGCGCGCTTGCTGCTCTccctcctcgcacggcgaggagcaGCTCTCGGCCAGcaggacagacgagccgacgtaCGGCGAAGGCAAGAGCTCCTTTTGCGAGTGAGGGCTCCTTTTGGATCATACGCGTGTAACTCCGTTATTACGGCATCGTTCCGTTGCGGctgtttgttgaagactcgtgcacgattgcaacaccacaactaaatttcgacttaGGGTGGTTTAACGACCCTTTAAGACACTCTCTAAATGTATGAACACATTACTCACCGTAATGATAAACAAGACTTTATGGGGTCTTAGCATGCTTTGAATAGTGACCCTATTTATTGAAGTGTCTCAACCCGACTTAGATCATCGTCAGCAAACACGACGCCACATACCGCGGTAATTCATACGAAACTCGTTCCTTGGCCCTAACTATCGTATTGAATATGACTCACAGCGTCACAAAATTAAGAGCGATAAATTTTGTAATTCCGTAGTAACACCCAAGCGGATGACAGTGCGCTCGCTGCCGAGCCGCCGCTCAGTTGCAGAGGCGCACGTTGAGTGCCTGCTCGGTGATATCCCAGGCCTGTCGCTGGAGCACCGGGTCCAGCGCATGCTCAGCTGGCCTCGTCTCACGGCACTCCATGAAGTAGCGGCCCGACGTGTGCGTCAGCTCGGGCGCCAGACACAGGTGGATGCTGGTCTGCGCACCCTCCGAGGGCGACTGCGTGCACGTAATGCAAAAGAAGCACTCACATTTAAGTAAAAAATTCAGGAtcccttcccctatcgggaaaatgggggcgagCGAAGTTTGGCGTGCGCGTGCCTGACCtacgactttctttctttctttctttctttctttctttctttctttctttatttatttatttatttccttcttttctttctttccttccttctttctttctttctttctaacattgtttccttctttctttccatccccgGTGGTAGCGAAACGACTCTGAtgcgcgcctacgcagttggcatcgtgcctaatgactcacgttccggcgccggcgccggaacgtgaggttATACGTTCATAtacgggcaacaatgaaatgtgccaacgtgaagtgacaagtgaCCTCTATAAAAGATCAGATCGCGTGCAATGCCGACGCCGCAACCACCGAAATCTAACTCGAAACAAGATTGGCTTCAATAAACTCAAATTTGATGCGAAAGTAGGCGATAATGTTATCCCCCCGGCCATGTTAGCGTCCCCTAATTTGATCTTGCAATAACCAGCATACGAACATTATTTTATATTAATAGTAACAACGGCTGTTTAATATCCGAAAGCTATTCAAGACGTATTCGATATCCGAATCGAATCGAATGTCGAATCGAATCTATTAGTAGCCTTAAAAAGAATTAAAGGTTATTTCATATAAATAGTAGCAATGACTGTTTAATATTGGAAATGTATTCGATATCCGGATCGAATAGACATCCGTATCAAATCGGATGCCGGATCGAATTGATTTGATAACTTTAAAGAGAAGGGTTACTTTATTAAAAGCAGTAACGGCTGTTTAATATTCGAAatgtattcgaaaagtattcgacaTCCGTATCGAATCGGATGTCGAATCGAATCAATAACTTTAAAAAGAAGGGAATCGGCGGACGCACCTTTCCGAACAAGGGCACGACCACGTATCGCAGGAACTTCAAGAAGCACGTGGTCGGATGATCGCGTAAGAAGCGCGACTTCACGAGACCCGGGTGGAGTGCGTTGACGGTGACCTGCTCGCCTCGCAGCTTGTCGGCCAGCTCGCGGGTGAAGTACACGTTGTACAGCTTCGAGAGGCCGTACGCGCGGGCGTCCGTGTAGTGGTGCTCCAGGAACGGGTCGTCCACGTCCAGCTGGGTCCACGCGTGCATCATGGACGAGACGACGACGATGCGAGACGGCGCCGAGCGCTTGAGCAGGTCGAGCAGGAGACCGGTGAGCAGCGCGTGTCCCAAGTGGTTGCTCTGTATGGTCGTCTCGAGGTCGTCGTCGGTCAGTGTGCGCTGAGGGGGCGCCGCGCGACCGGCGTTGTTGACGAGCAAGTCGAGCCGCGGCTCGCTGTCGAGTATGTCGTAGGCCAGACGTCGCACCGAGCCCAGCGAGGAGAGATCAAGGTGCTTGAGCACGATGTCGCCGCCTCCGCTTGCCTCGATCATGGAGTCGAGCGCCTTACGGCCCAACTGCACGCAGAAAGGCGCGTTCACGGTACCGCATTAGACTACAGGCGTGCACAGGGTACCAACTCTCCCCAGCTTACCGTCTGCCCGgtaagcttgggcgagttggtattggttCATCAGACTGGCGTAGCCAGTCTGATGAACCCGGTGCAGGTGGAAAGGGTATGTCGGGTGCAGGTGGAAAGGGCTTGAAGGAGGGGTCAACCCCGAtcaggggcgtaaccaaggggggggggggtcaaccaccgccgaaaattttcaattttgctggcgtatacacgcacacatacaaacggcacgcacgaacatacataaaatatggttgaacccccctctctgcctacgcccctgatcccgATATCGTAttttggtggtggtagtggtctgaagaggaaaaggcgcctaatttctgcagcccggtcgggagcacggcgcagcgcctataTTTTGCATGTGTGCATATGCACGCACGCtacacgcatacacacgcgagAGCAAGAAACATAGCAGATATTTGCACCAAAGCGCTTCGCAAGCTATAACTTTTAAAAAAAGGAAGCTAGAAAATTCTCCTTCCAGCATAAAGCTTCCGGCTCAGAAAACTTTCATTCTATCCAAACGAGAATATGCAGCAGTCATATGGGAACCTTTTACAAGAAAGGACATTATGCTCCTTCGAAAGGTACAACGTAAGACAAtaacgtttatttttaacaagtaTCGAAGACTCGACTCACCTAGTACATTATAATGCAATTACATAACATTCTTTCGTTAGAAACAAGAAGGAAGCTGAGTcgtttatcgttttttttttttacaaaattacAATTATGTCGGCAAGAATTACACTAAACGTACCACGCCGTGTCAAATCAGCTACTGCTAGGATAACCCGTCTTAAACATGATCGATCATTAGCACCCATGTTCAACTAATATGCTTACGAAACACAGTTATTTTCGCAGAGCAGATACATACTGGAATTTACTACAACAGGAGATTTTCGCAACTGAGGATTTCACTACAAAACCACAGAAAAATGATCTCTTTGGTGTATATAGTATTCAAATGCATTGTACTGGTATTCTTGTTTCACAGACATGCTGTCTCTTTTAGCGTATTGATGAGTGCTTAATGTAACTAACTCGTGTTTTCTTATTCTTGCTGTTACGATTTacttgatgtttcttttgcccCTGCTGCTTGGACAAATATGTTGGTCCGCAGTATgtttaaacaaataaataaataagcatacATAAAATGtcattgaaccccccccccctcccttccaaaGAAAAATATTCTGGCTGCGTTCATCATGAATTAATGCTAGTTGTTTTTTTTGCGCGCTCTTTAAATTCaagagatggggggggggagaagagagtcaccccctccccttcctttcCCTTCGCCGCCTTTGGTCTCGTCGCAAAATAAAACAGAGTAAGGTAGACAACTCGCCCATTGGATTGAGAGCTGAAAACGTTGTCGCTGTTGTTACCTGAGTCGCACggtacgaggggggggggggaataaggtgcATGTCctcaatgcccccccccccctcactccactgcgcatgcctaCATACCCACCTGCATGTTGCGACAGGTGAAGATGACTCGGGCGCCTCGAGACGCGAGCGCCTTGGCCGTCTCGTAGCCGATGCCCGAGCTTCCGCCGGTAACCAACGCCGTCTTGCCATCCAGTCGCGTGGGGCACTTGCATCGCTTGCTGGTCACCCGGCAGTAAAACCATGCGATGAACGTGAGCGTGAAAACGACGATGGCGACACGCACCGAGAACAGGGTGCTCTCCCAGGCGACCTGCAGAACCCGCAGCAGCGCCGCGTCGCCGTCGTCATCGCCGTCCGACATGGCGAACGGTTCGCCGCCGCTGCCCGCCGCTCAAGATGTCGCGCCTCTTCCTCCTtcttcatgctgccacgtgcttGGGTTGTTTTAAGTTCGTTGGTTGGATCCTCGAGGAgtggctcaacccaccacggaTGAATCGTGAGGCAGtatactgccgcacgattcgcaAATCCTATAGGATTtgtgaaaggaaaaaagaaaattctaAAAGAAAAGAATTTGTAAGCAAGCGAAAATATTAGTGGTGTTTACGGTATCTTTACGgaatgctaaagaaaaaaaagagagttaaataaaataattttaaaaaatgtgAAGATctagtgcgtagcactttaggggtcctACTTGTCGTCCATGCACTGTCTCGTCTCATGATCACGTAGGcgtaaaacaaggctaacaatgcgcAAAAcctgtgcaaaataaactaacaaggtctaaaataatgtaagagacagaaataaccaagaattgaTCGCAATAATTTACGTAAAATCGTGAAAATGCTTCTGAAACATATGACTCCGAGAGGGCGTCACCACTTCGGCAAGCGTGCGATTGCCAAGGAAATCGCTGGTTTGCCCGTGCTACGTacttcctcgggtttcacggtagtggagctgcattaagcggaATATAGAACTACATCATGGGCCTACACAAAAACGATATTAGTGCAGGATTTAGCACGGGATTATTTGATCACATATTGACGCCCTGGAAAAGTACATCATGTCATACTAGTAGTCTGGAAGTTGTAATTACTAGGTTACGCTGTCACGCGAATACCATAATTGAATATTTTATTTACGCAGACCCGATCTGGCACCCTCTCCGCTTTGTTCTTAGTGTAGGGAAGACGAAGCACAATTCTCTTGTCGAGGATCTTCGACAAGCACCTAAAGCACCATTCCGCATTAATTGGAATTAGATCTAACTCCTTCAAATTTACTATCCCTAGGTGCACTGAACCTTGGTCACAGCGACGGGAATGTATGCGAGGCCGTTCACGATTTTATAGCACAGTCAATGAGATTGACAGTATAATATCATTGAACCAAAACTTCATAATCAACCAAAGTAGGCTCCATTAtatcttcttttttattcttaAATTACTTCTTATTCGCAAAGAATCAATTcgacctttctttttttatagtcaAGTAAAAATTCAGATCAACAGTATCCTTATTAAACAAAAGGAACAAAATTATTTTCCTTTCTATATATTCAATATTTTATCTTCGTTACCCGATTCTTGGCTAATCCCTCCAGGGTGGGTGTGAGCCACTATTTTAGGATCTACATAAATACATAGTGACGTTACAACGTGTTCTCTAGCGTCAATATTCCAATATTTAGTGTCCAATATTCCTGACTGTGCTCACTTGTACCACAGTGTCATGCGCGAACAGATATGGTGAATGTCCGGTGTGTCCTGAAcagaggtcggcaaaaaatgtggagctcactcagactcactcatgagatatattttgccctcagagctcactcggactcagactcacaaaaattttgcttagccagactcactcggactcaggctccctggagtttttctcagccggactcactcggactcaaactcaccaaattattact
Protein-coding regions in this window:
- the LOC119375038 gene encoding retinol dehydrogenase 14; translation: MSDGDDDGDAALLRVLQVAWESTLFSVRVAIVVFTLTFIAWFYCRVTSKRCKCPTRLDGKTALVTGGSSGIGYETAKALASRGARVIFTCRNMQLGRKALDSMIEASGGGDIVLKHLDLSSLGSVRRLAYDILDSEPRLDLLVNNAGRAAPPQRTLTDDDLETTIQSNHLGHALLTGLLLDLLKRSAPSRIVVVSSMMHAWTQLDVDDPFLEHHYTDARAYGLSKLYNVYFTRELADKLRGEQVTVNALHPGLVKSRFLRDHPTTCFLKFLRYVVVPLFGKSPSEGAQTSIHLCLAPELTHTSGRYFMECRETRPAEHALDPVLQRQAWDITEQALNVRLCN